AGCCATTTCCGCAAAACCTCACACGCCACCACCACGACAAACCCCATACCGCTGACGAAAATTTCCATCCCATTGgatgaatatataaaaaaaacaaaaggtgCCAATCATCGTCTGTTCCACCAAGGCAACAAGGTGGTGGCGTGTGTAGTGGAGACCAAAGGCGGTATCATAGAAACCCCACTCTTTGGTATTAGGCCACCCACCCCCCTTATCGGCATGACTCCCCTTCTTCTGCCTTCATGCTGTTGCCGTTCGCCCTACTGTGGCCTGCAACAAAACGTCGAGTCCGGCGAGGCATCGATGCCGAAATCGACGTGCAGGGCAATCCACCGAGCAACGTGGGGAACTCCCACACCCTGACTTGTCTCATGCCGGGCTCTACGCCGCATATGGAGGAAGGGAAAAAGGTAAGTATATTGATACCTCATCACGAATAAGAGTGTAATCGTCTCTCCTTACTTCACAGGTATGCAATAAAGGTATAAATGCCTTGACGTCGCCGTGTCTTTGTAGTCCACCTGATCATGTCCCCGTACATATATATCCAGGCACATATCGCCCATGCGAGCCTGTCGCATCACACGGCTGCCTCAAAGGAATGGCTGTCCACGACGCAGGTAACCGCCAATGTGGCCTTGGTGTAATGTAAACGTCCTGTAGTACATCTAAGTGTATGTGTGTTTACCCCTTTGTAAATCGTGCAAATATCAAAATAATAATATCCCGAACATGCAATATATCATGTGGTCTATTCTCCTTATCCATCCCAAACCATTCCGAATCGAATCAGACATGAATGTATTCAGGAGTATGCAAATGAATCCACTGCTTTCGTAGGGTATTTGTGATGTTAAAGACTCGTCATTAGGGGATAATAATATTAAAGCGCAGGAAGTGTCATGAAATGCCCAGCTGGCCATAAAAAGGATATGTATAAACGCATGCAAGTGCGAGTGTGTGTATGTGGAACTGCTTCGGCCAAACAGACCAATAATCGAATAAAAAACTAGCAAAGGTGGTataatatgaaatttgtttgatattgttgttgccatataaatcttaTGGAACATTTATGGCTAGCGCCCTTAGTTCAACCGCGTTGCCAGTTGACAAAAAATTGCATTACGGAAGCTACTTTCAATGGCAATTGCTAATACCAGTCGCTACAAATGGGATCTTTTGCCACCACTTTCTGTAGTTGCTCTGTTTTATCAGTAAATACGCGGTGAAactaaaaatgaaattatttgtcTCTTTCCCTTTTTGGTTCAAATTGTTTGTCTGTCAGTCACAAATGTGTTGGTGTTTGCAGACTTCAATATGGTCAAAATCCCCACAAATCAACAGTGTctgatgtaaaaaaaaacaaatggagaCAAATCCACGTCCAGCCCGGGTTATGCATGTGCAACCAAAACAACACCGCAGCATAATCTTGAAGATCGTTGATagtgtggaaaatttttaacacaaagacaaaataaaaactaGCGGGTGATAAATGAAGAAAAAGGGAATCACAGGCCATTGATCATCGCCAGACGTGTCTATTTCCATTATACGGACGGCaacaaatataaatatacatcTAGTAGGCAAGCTCTtttagtgtaaaaaaaaaacaattacttGATTTGAAGAAGCATCGAAGAGGGAAGCAAATGTGACTTAAACTGATCATCTGCACCGTTGGTTTATCTATTTGGTGTCGTTgtttacttatttattttcaCATTTTCTTGCTGCGGGGCTGCCAAAACGCCATGGCCGACATCAATTGAGAGAAATTGCATTCGTCTATTTAATTAGGTCATTGCCGACGTTGGATATTACAAGAAAAACACAGGTAATAATCTCCTTGAACGTACAGGCTAGCCTTCCTATCGCTGTGATAGACCATCTGATTGATGTGGCTGCGAAGTTCGTCATAATGTATAACGACGGGTAGCTTCTCGTGAATTATATCCACGAACACGACAAAAACTGTATATGTGCAACCAGGTCCTATCCGTTGGTCATGATTCCTAGTCATCAGGATGCCCGTACAAATACTTCAACAATTGGACGTCAGGCtgcaggtaaaaaaaaaactcgcatAGTTATAGTTGCGTAGAAGTGTGTAACATCGTGTGTGTGTCTGCCCGGTCCGACAATGCCAGCATCTGGTGCAATTAACGGTATTAACGAAATAAGGCAAAGGTGGTATACTGACACCccacaaagtatgtatattagATGGATcgttggaaataaaaaaaatcatgttccTCCACGTTGCATCACAGCAGAGTGGTAAATACTTGCATGTAGGTATAGCATTCGTTCACATGAATTCCAAATACTAAAGTTCCAACTGttcaaaaaataatactttCCCATTACCGGGCTTACATATAAAACTGACTGATAGGTTTTGTGTTATCCAGATTAACTACCGTATTTTGGCGAACGTGGCATGCGTTACGttaagccaaaaataaaatctcGGGGAAATTTTTGACTGGCACAAGCCAGAAATGATATGTAAACTTGATAAATATTGGTAAAATTGATCGGATCGGAAAAGTTGTTTGAAGGGgtagaattttattgaaatgataTCGTGAAACCTGTTGCAACAATGTTATTGGCATAAAAAACTGTTGCATGCGCCGTTGACATGGCAGAGCAACTATAATTGAGTTCCATGAGATCAAATagcatgaacaaaaaaaaattaaatcaaactgGGAAATTTTCCCCAGTTCCATTCAATATCAGCGTTCTCAAGCATCAGCCAATaagaaaaatcgtaaaaaatatatacaattcgACTCAGACATGAAAGTTCTATATACCTTTGCCTAATGGCAACACAATTGAAGTGGGATGGTGATCTATAGTTGACCTATAAATGAAGTGTCCCACGACGTCTTACCGAATCTAGAGAGATCCAACGTCGTTGTAGTGGCtacctatatatcatttatctgTCCCTGTCCAGTTGGACTGGTGCGAAATCAACACCTAATTGAAGTAGTAACTTTCGGCATCATATAAGGTATGATCttaaacaccaaaaaaaatttaggaaacCCGTTTTAGGAAGAAAGACACGATCTTGTGTGAGAGTATACCTGTTGTTAAGGGGGAAATTAATTTCGTTTACTAGTGAACTCTATCTTTTCAAatcttttacatggcatacccCAATGGGTTTCCCATTTAAGTCTTCAAGAGAATACATGTTGTTTCCTATGGGTTTGACAATGCGACATTTTATAAACTTTCGAGCGAATTTCGCATTAaagttttttccaaaatcaCTCAGGACATTGTTTCTCTTGTATACTTCCTGGCCAGGTGTAAAGCTGATTACTCGCGCTCTTGCATTGTATCTTTTTGCACTTTGTTCATAGGCTTGATGCATATTTGCCTTTATCTTTTCGCGAATAATTTCCATTTTGTCCTTTCGATTCGTTTGTGATATCTCATGATCAGTCATTGAGAGCAACTTTTTGGCCAGTTTATAATCGGAGCCATGGGTGTACATATTAAACCCGAACAAAGCGAAGAATGGAGTTACTCCAGTAGCACTATGCACCGATGTTCTTAGGGCACATTCGATCTCTGTTAGATAGAGATCCCACTCCCGATGATCTTTTTCCAGGTACGCTCTTATGGCAGCGAGGACCGATTGATTTACGCGTTCAGACGCGTTAGATTGAGGAGCATATGGAGCGgtttgcatatggtttattccaTATGTGTCGATCATATCCTTGAATGCCTTTGAAATGAATTGCGCCCCATTGTCGCTGTGTACTGTCTCCGGTACACCAAACTTTCGGAAA
The genomic region above belongs to Stomoxys calcitrans chromosome 5, idStoCalc2.1, whole genome shotgun sequence and contains:
- the LOC131997632 gene encoding uncharacterized protein LOC131997632, producing the protein MLLPFALLWPATKRRVRRGIDAEIDVQGNPPSNVGNSHTLTCLMPGSTPHMEEGKKVCNKGINALTSPCLCSPPDHVPVHIYPGTYRPCEPVASHGCLKGMAVHDAGNRQCGLGVM